The following proteins come from a genomic window of Nothobranchius furzeri strain GRZ-AD chromosome 1, NfurGRZ-RIMD1, whole genome shotgun sequence:
- the LOC129159217 gene encoding uncharacterized protein, giving the protein MEKEVSRVPVFVWLYFLCVKMPASNSFWSNAELQTFLTIIGDSNIQAELDGMKRNEKVFKEVSQRMAAEGFQRTSEQCRAKLKKIKAHYRKVKDSNGRSGNGRSTWKWYDVVDAIYGHRPSNRGSEGGLDSATSILESLINPVDTSEAENTPSSEEPSTSSSSTPGPSVPPSPLSVPSVPPSPRPVPSPPPSPLSTTTREEHLPCRRRTGDRRPLLEARTQVIFDELQIADGRQMDRMEGISREQVNWMQQDAAAARQHELQIAERYFEHLGALNAVLGLVAQRMGSSSDFLPPPRQ; this is encoded by the exons ATGGAAAAAGAAGTGAGTCGAGTTCCAGTGTTTGTTTGGCTGTACTTCTTGTGTGTGAAAATGCCTGCAAGTAATAGCTTTTGGTCCAATGCGGAGCTTCAAACGTTCCTCACCATCATCGGAGATAGCAACATTCAGGCCGAGCTGGATGGGATGAAAAGAAATGAGAAAGTCTTCAAAGAAGTTTCTCAGCGCATGGCAGCTGAAGGATTCCAGCGCACCTCCGAGCAGTGTCGTGctaagctgaaaaaaataaaagcccacTACAGAAAAGTTAAGGACAGCAACGGCCGTAGTGGGAATGGGCGAAGTACATGGAAGTGGTACGATGTGGTGGACGCTATTTATGGACACAGACCGTCAAACCGAGGCAGCGAAGGAGGCCTGGACTCAGCGACCAGTATCCTGGAGTCACTCATAAACCCTGTTG ACACATCTGAAGCGGAAAACACTCCCTCTTCAGAGGAACCATCCACTTCCTCAAGTAGCACTCCAggaccttctgtgccaccatcacctctgtccgtaccttctgtgccaccatcacctcggCCAGTTCCATCgccaccaccatcacctctgtccactACCACTCGAGAGGAACATCTACCATGTCGTCGACGCACAG GTGACCGAAGACCGCTATTGGAAGCACGGACACAGGTGATATTTGATGAGTTGCAGATCGCAGATGGCAGGCAGATGGACAGAATGGAAGGCATAAGCCGGGAGCAGGTTAACTGGATGCAACAAGACGCAGCAGCAGCAAGACAACATGAATTACAGATCGCAGAGCGATATTTTGAACATTTGGGTGCCCTAAATGCTGTTCTTGGACTGGTCGCACAAAGAATGGGCAGCTCCTCTGACTTCCTGCCACCACCCAGGCAGTAA